In a genomic window of Rhododendron vialii isolate Sample 1 chromosome 12a, ASM3025357v1:
- the LOC131309826 gene encoding heat shock 70 kDa protein 14-like isoform X2 has product MSVVGFDLGNESCVVAVARQRGIDVVLNDESKRETPAIVCFGEKQRFLGTAGAASSMMNPKNTISQIKRLIGRQFSDHELQQDLKALPFTVTEGPDGFPLIHAWYLGESRTFTPTQLLAMVLSDMKSIAEKNLNAAVVDCCIGIPVYFTDLQRRAVLDAATIAGLHPLRLLHETTATALAYGIYKTDLPENDQINVAFVDIGHASMQVCIAGFKKGQLKILAHSFDRSLGGRDFDEALFLYFAAKFKEEYKIDVYQNAKACLRLRAACEKLKKVLSANPEAPLNIECLMEEKDVRGFIKREDFEKISIPILERVGKPLEKALSEAGLTVENIHSVEVVGSGSRVPAIIRILTEFFGKEPRRTMNASECVAKGCALECAILSPTFKVREFQLLEEEEVEVPVVKEPAKEGNKMDTDEASSDAVPTTESDVNMQDAKGGTDVPGAENGAPDSGDNPVQMETDAKAEAPKKKVKKTIIPVVEHIHGGMCPTDVQKATEKEFEMALQDRVMEETKDKKNAVEAYVYDMRNKLHGKYQEFVTDPEREGLTAKLQEVEDWLYEDGEDETKGVYIAKLEELKKQGDPIEERYKEYTERGPVIDQLVYCINSYRDAVVSNDPKFNHIDLAEKQKVLNECVEAEAWLREKKQHQDSLPKYATPALLSADLRRKAEALDRFARPIMTKPKPAKPATPETPTPAPPQGGGNGTTNTDPNENAGAASSEAPAADEEPMDTEKPEIA; this is encoded by the exons ATGAGTGTGGTTGGTTTTGACCTTGGGAATGAGAGCTGCGTTGTCGCCGTCGCAAGGCAAAGAGGAATTGATGTTGTACTCAATGATGAATCAAAACGGGAGACTCCTGCCATCGTATGCTTCGGTGAGAAACAGCGCTTCCTTGGGACTGCTGGGGCTGCATCCAGCATGATGAATCCAAAGAACACGATTTCTCAAATAAAGCGTCTGATTGGCCGCCAGTTCTCAGATCACGAGCTGCAACAAGATCTCAAAGCACTGCCTTTTACTGTTACCGAAGGCCCTGATGGATTCCCGTTAATTCATGCGTGGTATTTGGGGGAGTCAAGGACATTTACACCAACCCAATTATTGGCAATGGTGCTCTCTGATATGAAGAGCATAGCGGAGAAAAATTTAAATGCCGCAGTTGTTGATTGTTGTATTGGGATTCCTGTTTATTTCACTGACCTTCAAAGAAGAGCTGTCTTGGATGCAGCTACTATCGCTGGTTTGCACCCTCTCCGGTTACTTCATGAAACCACTGCTACTGCATTGGCATATGGGATTTACAAGACAGATTTGCCAGAGAATGACCAAATAAATGTCGCGTTTGTTGACATTGGCCATGCGAGTATGCAAGTTTGCATTGCTGGCTTCAAGAAAGGCCAGTTGAAGATATTGGCCCATTCGTTTGACCGGTCTTTGGGTGGCAGAGATTTTGATGAAGCTTTATTCCTATATTTTGCCGCAAAGTTCAAGGAAGAGTATAAGATTGACGTTTACCAGAACGCTAAGGCCTGTCTCCGGCTTCGCGCTGCTTGTGAAAAGCTTAAGAAAGTTCTTAGTGCAAACCCAGAGGCACCTTTGAATATAGAGTGCTTAATGGAAGAGAAGGATGTCAGGGGTTTCATCAAGAGggaagattttgaaaaaataagcaTTCCCATTTTGGAACGGGTGGGGAAGCCACTGGAGAAGGCTCTCTCTGAAGCTGGCCTGACAGTTGAGAATATCCACTCCGTTGAGGTTGTTGGTTCAGGCTCTCGTGTTCCAGCCATTATCAGGATATTGACAGAGTTCTTTGGGAAGGAGCCTAGGCGTACAATGAATGCGAGTGAGTGTGTTGCCAAAGGCTGTGCTTTAGAGTGTGCAATCCTCAGTCCCACATTTAAAGTGCGGGAATTCCAG CTTTTGGAAGAGGAGGAAGTTGAAGTTCCGGTTGTTAAAGAGCCAGCTAAAGAGGGTAATAAGATGGATACTGATGAAGCTTCAAGTGATGCTGTTCCAACGACTGAAAGTGATGTGAACATGCAAGATGCTAAAGGTGGTACTGATGTTCCTGGGGCTGAGAACGGTGCCCCAGATTCAGGGGACAATCCTGTCCAAATGGAAACAGATGCCAAG GCTGAGgctccaaagaaaaaggtaaAGAAGACGATTATTCCTGTGGTCGAACATATTCATGGAGGAATGTGCCCCACAGATGTGCAAAAAGCAACAGAGAAGGAATTTGAAATGGCTTTGCAAGATCGAGTTATGGAAGAAACCAAAGATAAGAAGAATGCAGTGGAAGCCTATGTCTATGATATGAGAAACAAG CTTCACGGCAAATATCAAGAGTTTGTTACAGATCCAGAGAGGGAAGGGCTTACTGCTAAACTCCAGGAGGTGGAAGATTGGTTGTACGAGGATGGTGAGGATGAGACTAAAGGCGTCTATATTGCCAAACTTGAGGAGCTGAAGAAG CAAGGTGATCCCATCGAGGAGCGTTACAAGGAGTACACGGAGAGGGGACCGGTGATTGATCAACTTGTTTATTGCATCAATAGTTACAGGGATGCGGTAGTGTCAAACGATCCTAAGTTCAATCACATTGACTTGGCAGAAAAGCAGAAG GTTTTGAATGAATGTGTTGAAGCTGAGGCTTGGTTGAGGGAGAAAAAGCAACATCAGGACTCACTGCCCAAGTATGCTACTCCAGCTCTCTTGTCTGCTGACTTGAGAAGGAAGGCTGAAGCACTCGATAG GTTTGCAAGGCCAATAATGACGAAACCTAAGCCAGCCAAACCAGCTACTCCGGAAACTCCCACGCCAGCGCCACCTCAGGGTGGTGGCAATGGCACCACAAACACCGACCCTAATGAGAATGCTGGAGCTGCTAGTAGTGAGGCACCAGCAGCTGACGAAGAGCCAATGGATACCGAAAAGCCTGAGATTGCATAA
- the LOC131309826 gene encoding heat shock 70 kDa protein 15-like isoform X1 — protein MSVVGFDLGNESCVVAVARQRGIDVVLNDESKRETPAIVCFGEKQRFLGTAGAASSMMNPKNTISQIKRLIGRQFSDHELQQDLKALPFTVTEGPDGFPLIHAWYLGESRTFTPTQLLAMVLSDMKSIAEKNLNAAVVDCCIGIPVYFTDLQRRAVLDAATIAGLHPLRLLHETTATALAYGIYKTDLPENDQINVAFVDIGHASMQVCIAGFKKGQLKILAHSFDRSLGGRDFDEALFLYFAAKFKEEYKIDVYQNAKACLRLRAACEKLKKVLSANPEAPLNIECLMEEKDVRGFIKREDFEKISIPILERVGKPLEKALSEAGLTVENIHSVEVVGSGSRVPAIIRILTEFFGKEPRRTMNASECVAKGCALECAILSPTFKVREFQVNESFPFPIVLSWKGAAPDAQNGVADNQQSTIVFPKGNPIPSIKALTFYRSGTFSVDVQYADVSEFQAPAKISSYTIGPFQSTKSERAKVKVKVRLNLHGIVSIDAATLLEEEEVEVPVVKEPAKEGNKMDTDEASSDAVPTTESDVNMQDAKGGTDVPGAENGAPDSGDNPVQMETDAKAEAPKKKVKKTIIPVVEHIHGGMCPTDVQKATEKEFEMALQDRVMEETKDKKNAVEAYVYDMRNKLHGKYQEFVTDPEREGLTAKLQEVEDWLYEDGEDETKGVYIAKLEELKKQGDPIEERYKEYTERGPVIDQLVYCINSYRDAVVSNDPKFNHIDLAEKQKVLNECVEAEAWLREKKQHQDSLPKYATPALLSADLRRKAEALDRFARPIMTKPKPAKPATPETPTPAPPQGGGNGTTNTDPNENAGAASSEAPAADEEPMDTEKPEIA, from the exons ATGAGTGTGGTTGGTTTTGACCTTGGGAATGAGAGCTGCGTTGTCGCCGTCGCAAGGCAAAGAGGAATTGATGTTGTACTCAATGATGAATCAAAACGGGAGACTCCTGCCATCGTATGCTTCGGTGAGAAACAGCGCTTCCTTGGGACTGCTGGGGCTGCATCCAGCATGATGAATCCAAAGAACACGATTTCTCAAATAAAGCGTCTGATTGGCCGCCAGTTCTCAGATCACGAGCTGCAACAAGATCTCAAAGCACTGCCTTTTACTGTTACCGAAGGCCCTGATGGATTCCCGTTAATTCATGCGTGGTATTTGGGGGAGTCAAGGACATTTACACCAACCCAATTATTGGCAATGGTGCTCTCTGATATGAAGAGCATAGCGGAGAAAAATTTAAATGCCGCAGTTGTTGATTGTTGTATTGGGATTCCTGTTTATTTCACTGACCTTCAAAGAAGAGCTGTCTTGGATGCAGCTACTATCGCTGGTTTGCACCCTCTCCGGTTACTTCATGAAACCACTGCTACTGCATTGGCATATGGGATTTACAAGACAGATTTGCCAGAGAATGACCAAATAAATGTCGCGTTTGTTGACATTGGCCATGCGAGTATGCAAGTTTGCATTGCTGGCTTCAAGAAAGGCCAGTTGAAGATATTGGCCCATTCGTTTGACCGGTCTTTGGGTGGCAGAGATTTTGATGAAGCTTTATTCCTATATTTTGCCGCAAAGTTCAAGGAAGAGTATAAGATTGACGTTTACCAGAACGCTAAGGCCTGTCTCCGGCTTCGCGCTGCTTGTGAAAAGCTTAAGAAAGTTCTTAGTGCAAACCCAGAGGCACCTTTGAATATAGAGTGCTTAATGGAAGAGAAGGATGTCAGGGGTTTCATCAAGAGggaagattttgaaaaaataagcaTTCCCATTTTGGAACGGGTGGGGAAGCCACTGGAGAAGGCTCTCTCTGAAGCTGGCCTGACAGTTGAGAATATCCACTCCGTTGAGGTTGTTGGTTCAGGCTCTCGTGTTCCAGCCATTATCAGGATATTGACAGAGTTCTTTGGGAAGGAGCCTAGGCGTACAATGAATGCGAGTGAGTGTGTTGCCAAAGGCTGTGCTTTAGAGTGTGCAATCCTCAGTCCCACATTTAAAGTGCGGGAATTCCAG GTCAATGAGAGTTTCCCATTTCCCATTGTGTTGTCATGGAAAGGCGCTGCTCCAGATGCTCAGAATGGAGTTGCAGATAATCAACAAAGCACTATTGTTTTCCCCAAGGGGAATCCAATACCTAGCATAAAGGCTTTGACATTTTACAGATCAGGAACCTTTAGTGTTGATGTTCAATATGCTGATGTCAGTGAATTTCAGGCACCAGCAAAAATTAGCTCATATACG ATTGGTCCTTTTCAATCCACGAAGAGTGAACGGGCAAAAGTGAAGGTGAAAGTTCGCCTAAATCTTCATGGAATTGTGTCCATTGACGCAGCAACA CTTTTGGAAGAGGAGGAAGTTGAAGTTCCGGTTGTTAAAGAGCCAGCTAAAGAGGGTAATAAGATGGATACTGATGAAGCTTCAAGTGATGCTGTTCCAACGACTGAAAGTGATGTGAACATGCAAGATGCTAAAGGTGGTACTGATGTTCCTGGGGCTGAGAACGGTGCCCCAGATTCAGGGGACAATCCTGTCCAAATGGAAACAGATGCCAAG GCTGAGgctccaaagaaaaaggtaaAGAAGACGATTATTCCTGTGGTCGAACATATTCATGGAGGAATGTGCCCCACAGATGTGCAAAAAGCAACAGAGAAGGAATTTGAAATGGCTTTGCAAGATCGAGTTATGGAAGAAACCAAAGATAAGAAGAATGCAGTGGAAGCCTATGTCTATGATATGAGAAACAAG CTTCACGGCAAATATCAAGAGTTTGTTACAGATCCAGAGAGGGAAGGGCTTACTGCTAAACTCCAGGAGGTGGAAGATTGGTTGTACGAGGATGGTGAGGATGAGACTAAAGGCGTCTATATTGCCAAACTTGAGGAGCTGAAGAAG CAAGGTGATCCCATCGAGGAGCGTTACAAGGAGTACACGGAGAGGGGACCGGTGATTGATCAACTTGTTTATTGCATCAATAGTTACAGGGATGCGGTAGTGTCAAACGATCCTAAGTTCAATCACATTGACTTGGCAGAAAAGCAGAAG GTTTTGAATGAATGTGTTGAAGCTGAGGCTTGGTTGAGGGAGAAAAAGCAACATCAGGACTCACTGCCCAAGTATGCTACTCCAGCTCTCTTGTCTGCTGACTTGAGAAGGAAGGCTGAAGCACTCGATAG GTTTGCAAGGCCAATAATGACGAAACCTAAGCCAGCCAAACCAGCTACTCCGGAAACTCCCACGCCAGCGCCACCTCAGGGTGGTGGCAATGGCACCACAAACACCGACCCTAATGAGAATGCTGGAGCTGCTAGTAGTGAGGCACCAGCAGCTGACGAAGAGCCAATGGATACCGAAAAGCCTGAGATTGCATAA